In one window of Burkholderia cenocepacia DNA:
- a CDS encoding MliC family protein: MIRQTLAALALAGTAVSVAHAAQLTVEEIDADARQQTVYQCANQKQLVRVSYWLAGNGQSFALVPVDGKQMLFVDTVSASGARYQAGRYTWWTKGKEATLRDEIADPKSPPLLGDCVQVEKKKKKG; this comes from the coding sequence ATGATTCGCCAAACCCTCGCCGCGCTTGCGCTCGCCGGCACCGCCGTTTCCGTCGCGCATGCCGCGCAGCTGACCGTCGAGGAGATCGACGCCGACGCGCGCCAGCAAACCGTCTACCAGTGCGCGAACCAGAAGCAGCTCGTGCGCGTGTCGTACTGGCTCGCGGGCAACGGCCAGAGCTTCGCGCTCGTGCCGGTCGACGGCAAGCAGATGCTGTTCGTCGATACGGTGTCGGCATCGGGCGCGCGCTACCAGGCCGGCCGCTATACGTGGTGGACGAAAGGCAAGGAAGCGACGCTGCGCGACGAGATCGCCGACCCGAAGTCGCCGCCGCTGCTGGGCGACTGCGTGCAGGTCGAGAAGAAAAAGAAGAAGGGCTGA
- a CDS encoding DUF6726 family protein, whose translation MASRALRIGKLGVALALVASLAGCGLAAAPCRVASAGLKIVPLVGHVAAAPTDACADVIDP comes from the coding sequence ATGGCGTCGAGAGCGTTGCGTATCGGAAAGCTGGGCGTCGCGCTGGCGCTCGTCGCGAGTCTCGCGGGCTGCGGCCTCGCGGCCGCGCCGTGCCGGGTGGCGTCGGCCGGACTCAAGATCGTGCCGCTCGTCGGCCATGTCGCCGCGGCGCCGACCGATGCGTGCGCGGATGTGATCGATCCCTGA
- the purT gene encoding formate-dependent phosphoribosylglycinamide formyltransferase — MQIGQRLGTPLSPSATRVMLLGAGELGKEVIIALQRLGVEVIAVDRYPDAPGHQVAHRAHVIDMTDPAALRAVVEAERPHLIVPEIEAIATDALAAIETAGLAEVIPTARATQLTMNREGIRRLAAEELGLPTSPYAFADSFEAFSAAVAKIGMPCVVKPVMSSSGKGQSVVKTDADVKPAWDYAMAGGRVNHGRVIVEGFVDFDYEITQLTVRAIDPATLDTRTYFCEPVGHVQVAGDYVESWQPQPMSAAALEKSREIAHKVTEALGGRGLFGVELFVRGDDVWFSEVSPRPHDTGLVTLASQRQSEFELHARAILGLPVDPALGTPAASAVIYGGLDERGIAFEGVRDALAVPGADLRLFGKPESFAKRRMGVALATGATVDEARERAKRAAAAVRPVSAR, encoded by the coding sequence ATGCAGATCGGTCAGCGGCTCGGTACGCCGCTTTCGCCCTCGGCCACGCGCGTCATGCTGCTCGGCGCGGGCGAGCTCGGCAAGGAAGTCATCATCGCGTTGCAGCGTCTCGGCGTCGAAGTCATTGCGGTCGATCGCTATCCGGACGCGCCCGGCCATCAGGTCGCGCATCGCGCGCACGTGATCGACATGACGGACCCGGCCGCGCTGCGGGCAGTCGTCGAGGCCGAGCGTCCGCACCTGATCGTCCCCGAGATCGAGGCGATCGCCACCGACGCGCTCGCGGCGATCGAGACGGCCGGCCTCGCCGAGGTGATCCCGACCGCGCGCGCGACGCAGCTCACGATGAATCGCGAAGGGATTCGCCGGCTCGCGGCCGAGGAGCTCGGCCTGCCGACTTCCCCGTATGCGTTCGCCGATTCGTTCGAGGCATTCAGCGCGGCCGTCGCGAAGATCGGCATGCCGTGCGTCGTGAAGCCCGTGATGTCGTCGTCGGGCAAGGGGCAGTCGGTCGTGAAGACCGACGCCGACGTGAAACCCGCGTGGGACTACGCGATGGCGGGCGGGCGCGTGAACCACGGCCGCGTGATCGTCGAGGGCTTCGTCGATTTCGACTACGAGATCACGCAACTGACCGTGCGCGCGATCGACCCGGCGACGCTCGATACGCGTACCTACTTCTGCGAACCGGTCGGCCACGTGCAGGTGGCGGGCGACTATGTCGAATCGTGGCAGCCGCAGCCGATGAGCGCGGCGGCGCTAGAGAAGTCGCGCGAGATCGCGCACAAGGTGACCGAGGCGCTCGGCGGGCGCGGCCTGTTCGGCGTCGAGCTGTTCGTGCGCGGCGACGACGTATGGTTCTCCGAGGTGAGCCCGCGGCCGCACGATACGGGCCTCGTCACGCTCGCCTCGCAGCGCCAGTCGGAATTCGAGCTGCACGCGCGGGCGATTCTCGGGCTGCCGGTCGATCCGGCGCTCGGCACGCCGGCTGCGTCGGCGGTGATCTACGGCGGCCTCGACGAGCGCGGGATCGCGTTCGAAGGCGTGCGCGACGCGCTCGCGGTGCCGGGCGCGGACTTGCGCCTGTTCGGCAAGCCGGAAAGTTTTGCGAAGCGACGCATGGGCGTCGCGCTGGCGACCGGCGCGACCGTCGACGAAGCCCGCGAACGCGCGAAGCGTGCGGCCGCGGCCGTCCGGCCCGTGTCGGCGCGCTGA
- a CDS encoding META domain-containing protein, with product MSHLSAAARARTGLLRPLRAPLCALTLATLLAACTMPTHPDSAAPAPDPYNPAAVQLLDDTNWELTSWVNADGTQRAIPHGDNGEPIKLALSTESGIRRASGFSGCNRYMGTYAVKNGLLSFGPLAGTRMACPNTLGGQLESAYLDALAHVDKTGVQMRAPQQLQIVTQAGATLTFTHRSP from the coding sequence ATGTCCCACCTGTCCGCGGCCGCACGCGCACGCACCGGCCTGCTTCGCCCGTTGCGCGCGCCGCTTTGCGCGTTGACGCTTGCCACGCTTCTCGCCGCCTGCACGATGCCGACCCATCCCGATTCCGCCGCCCCCGCGCCCGACCCGTACAACCCGGCCGCCGTCCAGCTGCTCGACGACACGAACTGGGAACTCACCAGCTGGGTGAACGCCGACGGCACGCAACGCGCGATCCCGCACGGCGACAACGGCGAGCCGATCAAGCTCGCACTGTCGACCGAGTCGGGCATCCGGCGCGCGAGCGGGTTCTCGGGCTGCAACCGCTACATGGGCACCTATGCGGTCAAGAACGGCCTGCTGAGCTTCGGCCCGCTCGCCGGAACGCGAATGGCCTGCCCGAACACGCTCGGCGGCCAGCTCGAATCCGCGTATCTCGACGCGCTCGCCCACGTCGACAAGACCGGCGTGCAGATGCGCGCGCCCCAGCAATTGCAGATCGTGACCCAGGCCGGCGCAACGCTGACGTTCACGCACCGGAGCCCCTGA